TTCACCGGGCTCTTCGCCGAGGTCGCAAAACACTACGAAAAGCGCTATGGCGCTGGCGCAGGGAATCTCTCGGATGTGCTGGGCACCATCGCCGCGAAGAACCACCGCAACGGCGTGGACAACCCCTACGCCCAGCTCCGCAAGGACCTCGGCGAGGAATTCTGCCGGACCGTTTCGGACAAGAACCCGATGGTCGCCGACCCGCTGCGCCGCACCGACTGCTCACCCGTGTCCGACGGCGCCGCCGCCGTCGTGATCAGTGTTGCCCCCACCGGCGGGGCCACCGCCCCGGTCCGGCTCGCCGGGTTCGGCCACGCGAACGACTTCTTCCCGGCCGACCGCCGCGACCCCACCGCCTTCGCCGCCACTCGGGTGTCCTGGCAGCGCGCCCTGGGCATGGCCGGCGTCGGGCTGGAGGATCTGGACTTCGCCGAGGTGCACGACTGCTTCACCATCGCCGAGTTGCTGATGTACGAGGCCATGGGCCTGACCGAACCGGGCCAGGGCGCCCGCGCCATCGAGGAAGGCTGGGTCTTCAAGGACGGCAAGCTGCCCGTCAACGTCTCCGGCGGGCTCAAGGCCAAGGGCCACCCGGTCGGTGCCACCGGCGTCTCCCAGCACGTCATTGCCGCCATGCAGCTCACCGGCACCGCCGGCGGCATGCAGCTGGCCAATCCGCGCCGGGCCGCGGTGCAGAACATGGGCGGCGTCGGCATCGCCAACTACGTCAGCGTCCTCGAAGCGGTCTAAAACCAACGCGGGGTCAGATACAGCCCGAAGCCGGGCGTCGGAATGGGCCGTATCCGACCCAGCGGTGGCAGAGCTGCCGGCCCTCGGGAGCCTGGAACCCGCACTCAGGAGCTGCCAAGGGTCACACCTGTCTTTGGCACCGCGGTTCCCATAGGATTTCAGAGGGCCAAATGCATTCCCGGCGACCGCCGGACCACAAGGAGGTGGCGGATGCCCACAGGACCACCCAGTGCATCAAGCAAGTTCCGGGCGCCCGAGCCGGTTGGCCAGTGGGTCCACCGGACGAGACTGACGGAGATGCTCCACTCGGACCGGAAACGGCGGCTCGCGTTGATCCACGCCCCGGCCGGATTTGGCAAGTCGACCCTTGCCGCCCAATGGATGGAAATCCTCGCGGCCCAGGGCCTCGTCACCGTCTGGCTGTCCCTGGACCGGGACGACAACAACACCATCTGGTTCCTGTCCCATCTGCTTCAGGCAATCCGCAAAGCCCGTCCCGGACTTGACGAGGAACTGCAGCAGTTGCTGGAGGAGCGGCCCGACGACGCTGAGCACTATGTGGTTCCCGC
This DNA window, taken from Pseudarthrobacter sp. ATCC 49987, encodes the following:
- a CDS encoding acetyl-CoA acetyltransferase produces the protein MSLREQFGKDVLLTGWGHSRFGKLTDETLESLIVQVATEAIANAGIEPGQIDEIYLGQFNSGMMPLAFPSSLALQVSEQLANVPSTRVENACASGSAAFQQGTKSLLAGTAKTVLVVGAEKMTQAGADVVGAALLGADYDMAGKASSTGFTGLFAEVAKHYEKRYGAGAGNLSDVLGTIAAKNHRNGVDNPYAQLRKDLGEEFCRTVSDKNPMVADPLRRTDCSPVSDGAAAVVISVAPTGGATAPVRLAGFGHANDFFPADRRDPTAFAATRVSWQRALGMAGVGLEDLDFAEVHDCFTIAELLMYEAMGLTEPGQGARAIEEGWVFKDGKLPVNVSGGLKAKGHPVGATGVSQHVIAAMQLTGTAGGMQLANPRRAAVQNMGGVGIANYVSVLEAV